A region of Cucumis melo cultivar AY chromosome 2, USDA_Cmelo_AY_1.0, whole genome shotgun sequence DNA encodes the following proteins:
- the LOC103487351 gene encoding BTB/POZ domain-containing protein At2g24240 — MGIQKDRVRFNVGGRLFETTATTLANAGRNSLFGALFDDNWDLQSLNSDEFFIDRNPDCFAVLLDLLRTGELYIPANMPEKLLYREALFYGLQDHFRSAKWGQFDGNRLKLSHSATGQAPGDGTAIRAGPDGGCCIAHGSMVHVYDWMLDEHPPINLDYQRVNDVGWINAENIMISVCERLGRGDGGMGMFCKSTGELRHKFQVSHDNQVKSCTAGALSFSSDYKIFSSCKGRSNEYGIGVWDQMTGKQTDFFYEPAGWSLGDADKLQWLNGTNCLLVATLFPRKDNCYISLLDFREKKMVWSWSDIGAPLTVDEKRVRDAIAMEENNAICVVNEYEDLGFLDLRSSGGGSIRWSSRSKLMKGKMPEEPCYPKLALHEGQLFSSMNDSISVLCGPDWVLTSRLRRSVGGSICDFSIGGDRLFALHSEENVFDIWETPPAPIISSFS; from the coding sequence ATGGGGATTCAGAAAGATAGGGTGAGATTCAATGTTGGGGGTAGATTGTTCGAAACAACCGCTACAACTCTTGCGAATGCTGGCCGGAATTCTTTATTTGGGGCCCTTTTTGATGATAATTGGGATTTACAATCCCTTAATTCCGATGAATTCTTCATTGATCGGAACCCTGATTGCTTCGCCGTGCTACTTGATCTCTTACGCACCGGAGAGCTCTATATCCCGGCTAACATGCCGGAGAAACTCCTCTATCGGGAGGCTCTTTTCTACGGTCTGCAGGACCATTTCCGCTCTGCCAAATGGGGTCAATTCGACGGCAATAGATTGAAGCTTTCCCATTCTGCAACCGGCCAAGCCCCAGGAGACGGAACTGCCATCCGAGCCGGTCCCGATGGTGGTTGCTGCATTGCTCATGGCTCTATGGTTCATGTCTATGATTGGATGCTCGACGAACACCCTCCAATCAATCTTGATTATCAGCGAGTCAACGACGTGGGGTGGATCAATGCTGAGAATATCATGATCAGCGTTTGTGAGCGATTAGGCCGCGGCGACGGTGGAATGGGGATGTTCTGCAAGTCAACTGGCGAGCTTCGGCATAAGTTTCAAGTCAGTCATGACAATCAGGTAAAGAGTTGTACAGCCGGAGCTTTGAGTTTCAGTTCTGATTATAAAATCTTCTCTAGTTGTAAAGGTAGAAGCAATGAGTATGGGATTGGTGTTTGGGATCAAATGACAGGAAAACAAACAGATTTTTTCTATGAACCTGCAGGTTGGTCACTTGGGGATGCTGATAAACTCCAATGGTTGAATGGAACGAATTGCTTATTGGTTGCAACTCTATTTCCTAGAAAGGACAATTGCTACATTAGCCTATTGGATTTTAGGGAGAAGAAAATGGTATGGTCTTGGTCTGATATTGGAGCTCCATTGACGGTAGATGAAAAGAGAGTAAGAGATGCCATAGCCATGGAGGAAAACAATGCTATATGTGTAGTGAATGAGTATGAAGATTTGGGATTTTTGGATTTGAGAAGCAGCGGTGGAGGAAGCATAAGATGGAGCTCAAGAAGTAAGCTAATGAAGGGAAAAATGCCAGAAGAGCCATGCTACCCCAAGTTAGCATTACATGAAGGGCAGCTTTTCTCATCCATGAATGATTCTATATCAGTGTTGTGCGGACCTGACTGGGTTTTGACGTCTAGGCTTCGGCGAAGCGTTGGTGGTTCAATCTGCGACTTCTCCATTGGTGGGGATCGCCTTTTCGCACTCCATAGCGAGGAAAATGTTTTCGATATATGGGAGACACCACCTGCTCCTATAATTTCATCATTCAGTTAA
- the LOC103487350 gene encoding probable LRR receptor-like serine/threonine-protein kinase At2g24230, whose product MGFRLFGSILVLALFFKPLACQQPNTDGFYISEFMKKVGLNSSVYNFSAPVCSWKGVFCDKKGNVIEFVASGVGLSGAIPDNTVGKLSRLQSLDLSNNKITGFPTDFWSLGLLKRLNLSSNKISGPLGDSICNFGQLESVDISLNDFSGKIPESISSLLSLRVLKLDHNRFGESIPSGILNCQSLVLMDLSYNRLNGSLPGGFGAAFPKLESLNLAGNGIHGLDTDFSGLTSLTALNISGNLFQGSVMGLFKEQLKVLDVSRNQFQGNISQVHLNSSYNWSHLLYLDLSQNQLSGEIFNIFEKAQNLKYLNLAYNKFSRLEFPHVSLLSSLEYLNLSKAGLANHIPPGISQLSHLNTLDISQNHLTGRIPSLSVKNLQILDVSQNNLSGEIPLSLLEKLPWMERFNFSYNNLTFCDSKISFKTLQAAFLGSANSCPIAANPSLFVRKPSKHEVLKLALAVTFSMICLLLAVIFLAFGCRRKNRTWVVKQTSYKEEQNISGPFSFQTDSTTWVADVKQATSVSVVIFQKPLLNITFADLLSATSNFDRGTLLAEGKFGPVYRGFLPGGIHVAVKVLVHGSTLTEREAARELEYLGRIKHPNLVPLTGYCLAGDQRIAIYDYMENGTLQNLLHDLPLGVQTTEDWSTDTWEEVDNNGIENVGSEGKLTTWRFRHKIALGTARALAFLHHGCSPPIIHRDVKASSVYLDYNLEPRLSDFGLAKVFGNGLSEEISRGSPGYTPPEFLQPENDPVTPKTDVYCFGVVLFELVTGKKPIGDDYPEGKEADLVSWVRGLVRKNQGLRAIDPKIRGTGPDDQMEEALKIAYLCTADLPSKRPSMQQIVGLLKDIEPSA is encoded by the coding sequence ATGGGGTTTCGTTTGTTTGGTTCCATTTTAGTTCTTGCGTTGTTCTTCAAACCTTTGGCTTGTCAGCAACCTAATACAGATGGGTTTTATATATCCGAGTTTATGAAGAAGGTGGGGTTGAACTCTTCTGTCTACAATTTTTCTGCTCCTGTTTGTTCGTGGAAAGGGGTTTTCTGTGACAAAAAAGGAAATGTTATCGAGTTCGTGGCTTCTGGCGTAGGCCTCTCCGGCGCTATTCCTGACAATACAGTCGGAAAACTCAGCAGACTTCAGAGTTTGGACCTTAGCAATAACAAAATCACCGGATTTCCTACAGATTTTTGGAGTTTAGGCTTACTGAAGAGGCTTAATCTCTCATCTAACAAGATTTCTGGTCCTCTCGGAGACAGCATTTGCAACTTTGGACAGCTTGAAAGTGTTGATATTTCCCTCAACGATTTCTCTGGGAAAATTCCAGAATCTATCAGCTCGTTACTTAGTCTCCGTGTCCTGAAATTAGACCACAACAGGTTTGGAGAAAGCATTCCATCAGGAATTCTTAATTGTCAATCTCTGGTTTTGATGGACCTTTCATACAATCGGCTAAATGGATCGCTTCCAGGTGGATTTGGGGCTGCATTTCCCAAGCTTGAAAGCTTGAACCTTGCAGGAAATGGGATTCATGGTCTTGATACAGATTTTTCTGGGCTTACGTCCTTGACAGCTCTTAACATATCAGGAAACTTGTTTCAGGGTTCGGTTATGGGCTTGTTCAAAGAGCAGTTGAAGGTGTTAGATGTAAGCAGAAATCAATTTCAGGGTAACATTTCTCAGGTACATCTCAATTCTAGTTACAACTGGTCTCATTTGTTGTATCTAGACTTGTCTCAGAATCAGCTCAGTGGAGAAATTTTCAACATTTTCGAGAAGGCCCAAAATCTCAAGTACCTTAATCTTGCTTATAATAAATTTAGTCGCCTGGAATTTCCTCATGTTAGTTTGCTTTCAAGTTTAGAATACCTTAATCTATCCAAAGCCGGCCTCGCCAATCACATTCCTCCTGGAATCTCACAATTGAGTCATCTGAATACCCTTGACATCTCCCAGAATCATCTCACAGGGAGAATCCCGTCTTTGAGCGTAAAAAACCTTCAAATTCTTGATGTTTCGCAGAATAATTTGAGTGGAGAAATCCCTTTATCGCTCTTAGAAAAACTGCCATGGATGGAGAGATTCAACTTCTCCTACAATAATTTGACCTTTTGTGATTCCAAAATTTCCTTCAAAACTCTCCAAGCAGCCTTCCTTGGGTCAGCAAACAGCTGCCCCATTGCTGCAAATCCGAGTCTCTTCGTTAGAAAACCCAGTAAACATGAGGTCTTGAAGCTGGCTCTGGCTGTTACTTTCTCCATGATCTGCTTACTTTTAGCCGTGATATTTCTAGCGTTCGGATGCAGAAGGAAAAACAGGACATGGGTGGTAAAGCAGACCTCTTACAAAGAAGAGCAAAATATTTCAGGGCCCTTCTCTTTCCAAACTGATTCAACCACATGGGTGGCTGATGTTAAGCAGGCAACATCGGTCTCGGTAGTAATTTTTCAGAAGCCATTGTTGAATATAACCTTTGCAGATCTCTTGTCTGCAACTTCAAATTTCGACAGGGGCACCCTATTGGCAGAGGGTAAGTTTGGACCCGTCTATAGGGGATTTCTACCTGGTGGAATTCATGTGGCTGTGAAAGTTTTGGTCCATGGTTCTACATTGACGGAACGGGAAGCTGCAAGAGAACTTGAGTATCTCGGTCGAATTAAACACCCCAATCTTGTGCCATTAACTGGATATTGCTTGGCTGGGGATCAAAGAATTGCCATCTATGATTATATGGAGAATGGGACCTTGCAGAATTTGCTGCATGACTTGCCACTGGGTGTTCAAACAACGGAAGACTGGAGTACAGATACATGGGAAGAAGTTGACAACAATGGAATAGAAAATGTTGGTTCAGAAGGTAAGTTAACGACTTGGAGATTCCGCCACAAAATTGCATTGGGTACTGCTCGAGCACTTGCATTTCTTCATCATGGGTGCTCACCTCCGATCATTCATAGAGATGTTAAAGCCAGTAGCGTTTACCTGGATTATAACTTAGAACCCAGATTGTCAGATTTTGGATTGGCAAAGGTTTTTGGCAATGGTCTAAGTGAAGAGATTTCGCGTGGTTCGCCTGGTTACACGCCACCAGAGTTTTTGCAGCCTGAGAATGACCCTGTAACACCCAAAACTGATGTATACTGCTTTGGTGTTGTCCTGTTTGAACTAGTTACTGGTAAGAAGCCAATTGGTGATGACTATCCGGAGGGAAAAGAAGCCGACTTGGTGAGTTGGGTAAGAGGACTTGTGAGAAAGAATCAAGGGTTAAGAGCTATTGATCCGAAAATTCGAGGGACAGGACCAGACGATCAAATGGAGGAGGCCCTTAAGATTGCTTATCTATGCACAGCCGACCTTCCATCAAAACGACCAAGCATGCAGCAGATAGTTGGACTTCTCAAGGACATCGAACCATCAGCTTAG